A window of the Chthonomonas sp. genome harbors these coding sequences:
- the lpxD gene encoding UDP-3-O-(3-hydroxymyristoyl)glucosamine N-acyltransferase, which yields MAENLSGWTLGELAQILGARLEGDPAVVVVRPVEAGSSDPQGITFAEGPKFYERVRGSNVGVVILSEEAPDLGLPTLRLANPRVAFGQVLNMAQAACPVAVGVHPSAVVDPSARIHPGARIGAQVSVGPRCVVGEGTILFPNVTLVQDVVIGAHCQIHSGAVIGAPGFGYAFDGRHHQPIPQVGGVIIEDRVDIGANTCIDRATAGNTVIGEGTKIDNLCQIAHNVRIGQNTVIAGICALAGSVTIGNYVVVGGQTSFKDHVTVADGVQIGGRTDVASDITERGAYWGPQQLPIKTALRVSALMKRLPELFERLKELERK from the coding sequence ATGGCTGAAAACCTATCAGGCTGGACCCTAGGCGAGCTCGCGCAGATCCTCGGCGCGCGGCTTGAAGGCGATCCCGCTGTCGTCGTGGTCCGACCGGTGGAAGCGGGCAGCTCCGACCCGCAAGGCATCACCTTTGCCGAAGGCCCTAAGTTCTATGAGAGGGTGCGCGGCAGTAATGTCGGGGTTGTGATTCTCAGCGAAGAAGCGCCCGACCTCGGATTGCCGACCTTGCGCCTGGCGAATCCGCGGGTGGCATTTGGGCAGGTGCTCAACATGGCGCAGGCGGCGTGTCCGGTCGCCGTAGGGGTGCACCCGAGCGCGGTTGTGGACCCGAGCGCGAGGATTCATCCGGGCGCGCGCATCGGCGCGCAGGTGAGCGTGGGCCCCCGCTGCGTGGTTGGCGAAGGCACCATCCTCTTCCCCAACGTCACCCTCGTGCAAGACGTCGTGATCGGCGCGCACTGCCAGATTCATAGCGGCGCGGTCATCGGTGCGCCCGGCTTTGGATACGCATTTGATGGTCGCCATCACCAACCCATACCGCAGGTAGGCGGCGTGATCATCGAGGATCGTGTAGATATCGGCGCAAATACTTGCATTGATCGGGCGACCGCCGGGAACACCGTGATCGGCGAGGGCACCAAGATTGATAACCTTTGCCAAATCGCCCACAACGTTCGGATTGGACAAAACACGGTCATCGCCGGCATTTGCGCCCTCGCCGGATCGGTCACCATCGGCAATTACGTGGTGGTGGGCGGGCAGACAAGCTTTAAGGATCACGTGACCGTGGCCGACGGCGTCCAGATTGGCGGCCGCACCGACGTGGCGAGCGACATCACCGAGCGCGGCGCGTATTGGGGCCCGCAGCAGTTGCCGATCAAGACCGCCTTGCGCGTGTCGGCGCTGATGAAGCGCCTCCCCGAGCTTTTCGAGCGCCTCAAGGAGTTGGAACGCAAATGA
- a CDS encoding UDP-3-O-acyl-N-acetylglucosamine deacetylase — protein sequence MIFPRRTVSADVRVRGDALHGGHPADVRVHPAEDGLWFRYGAYRVEAIPANVTDTNRRTKLGSINTIEHLMSALAMLGITDADIEVSGDELPAADGCALPYITALQSVLVDLPSRERPDLFARIWEKSDSSEIAIAAGDGHWRYEFVGPEGRFPGHQVFECMLSRESCTNEIAPARTTAFDFEVEMARAAGLGLGLTEESCLVLGPEGYVNPARFPDEPARHKLLDLIGDLWLARVPITMLNVDASRSGHTANVAAAARLAQAVPLT from the coding sequence ATGATTTTCCCGCGCCGCACCGTTTCCGCCGACGTCCGTGTGAGAGGCGATGCCCTCCACGGCGGTCATCCGGCTGACGTTCGGGTTCACCCGGCCGAAGACGGCCTCTGGTTTCGCTACGGCGCGTACCGCGTGGAGGCGATTCCGGCGAACGTCACCGACACAAATCGCCGCACCAAGCTCGGCTCGATCAATACGATTGAGCATCTGATGAGCGCGCTAGCGATGCTCGGAATCACCGACGCGGACATCGAGGTGAGCGGCGACGAACTTCCCGCCGCGGATGGTTGCGCCCTGCCCTACATCACGGCGTTACAAAGCGTGCTGGTTGATCTTCCGAGTCGCGAACGGCCCGACCTTTTCGCCCGGATTTGGGAGAAGAGCGACTCCAGCGAGATCGCCATCGCCGCGGGCGATGGTCACTGGCGGTACGAGTTTGTGGGGCCGGAGGGCCGCTTCCCCGGCCACCAAGTCTTTGAGTGCATGTTATCGCGGGAATCTTGCACGAACGAAATTGCTCCTGCCCGCACCACGGCCTTTGACTTCGAGGTCGAAATGGCGCGAGCGGCCGGCTTGGGCCTGGGGCTGACCGAAGAGTCTTGCCTCGTCCTCGGGCCGGAGGGTTACGTGAACCCGGCCAGGTTCCCCGACGAGCCCGCGCGGCATAAATTGCTCGACCTCATCGGCGATCTTTGGCTCGCTCGCGTGCCGATCACGATGCTCAATGTCGATGCCAGCCGCTCGGGCCACACCGCCAACGTCGCCGCCGCCGCGCGCTTGGC